The segment aCCGAAAATCTGATGTCTGGTAATCAttgatttatttactaattcAAATTTGGGACAACATAGAACATTCCAAAATTTTGGATTTGTTGGCTAAACTCGCAAACCTCTTATCTCCTCCAAACCCTCCAAAGCAGTTTTGCAACTATTAGGTATTGTTGCCTAAAGTTGCAAAATCTAATGTCCTTGAGATGAAGTTACGAGGTTTGCGATTTTAGCCGACATTATGGCCATATTCAGTAGCTGGtagtccaaaaaaaaaattatgtccaATACTAGTTCTATCATTTATATCATGCCCTGTATCATTGTTGTTGGTAGCAATGTCATTCATTTTAGCATTTTAACTTTGGTCATGGGACCAATTACTACTATATAAGACTTCTATATATAAAATTTCACTTGCCTGACCATTGTATTTTAGTCATAAAGTTACTTCTAGGGAAGAATAGGGTTTTGAATCTAACtaagtaacggtaatttttctatgaaattccatttcgggagaaaacgatttccactaactaaatcttaacaaatcattttgatcTCGATCGCTTCCTAATAATATATTCCAGgttcattacattttttttttgttttgcaaattttgaaaaaaaggaaaccctataaacctagtttttcattgtgtcaataacatactaaaaaatcatggagaatggaaaatatttagaagtggaaaacgttttctcttcttgtatggacgatcatgtggtatatttccctcttaatGGTGCTATCTAATGAGCTCAgaggtaaaaataatgttaacacTAGATGGTGCCATTAAATAAGAATATGCCTAAAATGTACATATTACCTATGTTTTAAATCTACTTTTGTGACAGCCTTAGAAAATCTTCTATTTAGGGTCCCGTAGTCTAGAAAGTGCTGtctcgttagtgctagaaagctgcaatttttCATGGGTATACAAATTAATCACGCCGACAACATTgtagaaaactaaaaaaaaattaaggtgcCTCcactacacgtaaagtggggaagtaatttttttttcgcttcaacccaaTCGTGTGAGATattgttggataggtctttcaaaataaataggggtcttcaacaaccattttaaatttttgataaagttaatatcttCGGAAATAATCGATTCCAAAGAAAAAAAGTGATAGATTGTACCAAGTTTTACTTTcgcgatttttttcatatttttgctcGCCCGGTTCAGAAGGGGGTGAGGAGGATACAATGTTTTTGTCTTTTCATgcgattattttcaaaaatattaactgaatCACAAAACTTGTTTGCAACctcaatgttatttttaaagacccaaCGAATGATATGCCACACGTTGTTGtcttttgaaatttattttatcacttttTCTGAccttaaaaaactatttttataaaattttacttctAATGTAAGTAGCAGCTTATAAAATACATCTACGTTCCAAATttcgttaaaatatatgttatagttTCCGAGTAAAATGGTTGTGACACAGGGACAGATGGACGGAAGGACGGCCTATACCGTTaatgccattttggctacggaaccttaaaaagaagaaccaaaattcatattttatttattatcaagtaAGCCTTCTATACGTGTTGTATTTCAGGTGGACCTCACTCCAGTCAACGGCGTCCCCGAGGAGCACATCAGAACCCGCCGCGTCCGCATCTACCAGCCCCCCAAGAACGCCATGCAGAGCGGCACCAACAACATCCACTACTGGCAGATGGAGTTCGACAACCGCCAGCGCTGGGAGAACCCACTCATGGGCTGGACCTCCACCGGAGACCCACTCTCCAACATGAAAGTCCAGTTTAAAACCCCCAAGGAAGCCATTGAGCATTGTGAGAAAAATGGATGGGCTTGGTTCTTGGATGTCCCGAAAACAGAAAAGGGATATAAAGTCAAGAATTATGGAAGCAATTTCGCGTGGAACCGCCGCACTAGAGTCTCCACCAAGTAAACAATGTTAGTACAGttgattgttgatttattttataacttgatCAGTCGCATAGTACGAGTAATATATTTCAGTATATGTATTTAGGACTGAccagaaaatacatttttattttatcatcatcagtaggtatgtacatatataaattaattttgggTAGTCAATtgcaaataaaatgaaataaaaattcagcgtttctatatttttgtttaatcatAGTTCTCAACAtggttaattaatattttgtacctCGGAAGAAAATCATATTTCGCAGGTCTcacttaaagatttttatttacatatgatacaatttaaatatgttacataAAATTGTATGTATGAGTCGTGATCAACACATGCTCATTGCAATTTCGCTAGCTACAGTAGTTTTACATGTACATCGTACATGATTATAATATATAGAGATTTAATTAATAACTAACAACCTTTTAAAGATATAACtacataaaattattatgaaaaattattgcattgtcttttttatctatgtatttacataatattgaaCAATATACATTAATGAGAAATTCATTTCTTCAATAGTTAATAGTCTTCTGAACTAACTTCTACTACAGATGGAAAGTGGGAAAGCAAGGTGTAAAGTCGTCATAAAGCGTAGTGTACAAACATTAGTACAATTCAAAAGGTGTCAGGGTCTAAAATCtagaacaataaattttgaaacAGGCTTCGAAAAAGTctacataaaaattaattacatttaattcaaaagGGTTTGGTCAAGTTTAGGTAAAggtaaaatttgtaaaataatagaCAAAGTTGGTccttacttaaaatatcattcGGCTAAAAACTACGCGGGATCTTACGGAGTAGATgtgaaactattaaaaaaactgacttgAAACTTTTAGAATCTGAATTCTCTCTTTGCTATCAAATAATATGGATAAGTCTTTACACTACATACTATAAATTAAACATGCATACCTATTTTTGGCGCAGCTAACAATAACAACACGTAAGTAACGTTCTAAGCAGTGAACTTGACATAAAATTTTACGGTTTTCAAGGAATATTTCTAGTATCATTTACATTCATATTACGGTGTTTTTGCATCGTTTACTGGTGTTCGAAATTCGTAGCCTTCTTAAAAGATAGATTATCTGTTAAAGCTAATACACATGACTTATTCATGTGCCTAATTGACAAGGACGTAACTGTTAAAACGAGACCGCAATATATGAAATCCAGTGGACTTCTCGTTTTAACAATGATCTGTCTTCCCGTCAGGCCAATCTGCAAGTAACAGTTATTCGCACCAGTGTCTTTGATAAATAACTTCCTACTTCAAAACGACATACTTActaatataaatgttataatagaaAGTTGCTTATCAAGCCAAACCTAGCAAGAAACATTGAATGGACGTAAGATTGCAGAATAGTTTTTTTACACAGAagtttaatttatgtatgtagatTGTAGCGGATCCATCAACTATTTCTTGTCACTAATTACCATGGTTACGTCCCTTGAAACACTCTTAAAATCGTGATTTACTACGAATTAAATTCATCTGTCACTAATTACCATGGTTACGTCCCTTGAAACACTCTTAAAATCGTGATTTACTACGAattaaattcatcaaaaattTTTTATGTAGTTCTTAGTGGAGTTAGttacgtaggtatatattattactaaGCATGGTAGTAGCAGATATGTTTAGGCAGATAGGTATAGCCTGTCcgatttctaagatcaagttaaccatacatttactatggcgtacttgatcttagaaaaacggacagactatacctacaatattttttctaagaaaCTGTTACAGATCTTTCCTGGCTGCGGGCCGTCTAGCAACAAGAAATAATTGAACGTCTAATATGTcctattttacttttactatgCAAACATATTATTTGAAGTACACTTCGGCTAGCCTGCTTAAAGCTATCATTTGAGAATCATTTACTTACAATAACGAATAATTCCGATCACTGATCCGCCATTTCccatctctatcgcacgcgcataaATATATTGCTGTACCGCTCGCACCGCGGCATTGACCGCCGGTATCTTGAGGCAGTACTAGGTGTTAGCAAAtagcgggtcaatgtacgaaattcttcgcgCTAGGCGTCCTTACTTTAACAAAATTTCTAAACTATTGCTGATTAGCACAATAAGATTGAACCTCGATCTAGGTTAGATTTTTCGCATGTCGGATAATATTACAATTAATCAACGAAACTTAAATCGTGGACGGGCccgacattattaaaaaaatatgaggtATTTTTGCAGTTtctaaaggtaaaataatactGATACGTTCAATAATAATCACGAAAGATAATCCATCCTAATCTAATATTTTGTGCTTTCGTATTTTGAACTTTAAGTCCTTACGGTTACAGGCACTAAGTACAAAAAAACGTGAATCATTAGAATAAACGAATCTCCTCGATAATTTGCCAGCAATCATtgatctaataataataaatgagtatttattattttagtaaggTGCTTTTAGGCTTAAGTGTGGCTGTCCTTTACATTGGGGCCTGTTTTGTTTCCTTTTCTTACAATCTTTCTTTATTGCCATTGATTTTTTAACCTTGTTATTTCTGTATTGATTACGTTCTTAGTTTCCTCAGTTGCCCATTGGCAATCCGAAGATAAAGGGACccctgattaccagttcgccggacgatatcggcctgtcagttatagTCAgttgacaatcgcgaataactggcAGGCCggtatcgtccggcgaactggtaatcagggGGCCCATTTACctacccgtattgaccttaagttaattttactcACAAAAAAAGTAACCTATGTAAAAGGTACGATTACCGTaggttttatttgttatttgacAGTAAATAGCTGAAGGCGTATACTTATATCTGTGCAGGTGTCTTGTTGTTCTTGATatattcgatttttaaaaaaatattttttttcatactttgAAAGAGGGCCATTGTTGATCTGTAaggtgtgcagaaaatgatacctttctgcactagagcattttactatCCAAGAACgacttttttcatttatttacaataagcaattaaaatttggtattaAATTGATctattatacaatttccattctgatatttaacgcCCCGTTCcaaaaataacgatacttttacctaaattgtgaattgaagtaccctcaagaaatactacaaATTTTTATACTTAAGGATGTCTTTTTTAAACACTTATTTAATCTTATTCGAAataaaagtagtgtttaactcgggtgaaaggcatcatatCAGCCTAAGACCATTGGCGCTTTCAGTGccttcgagcgccaaactacctgtagtgaaatgagtgcctttcatcccttggttaacaatctactaatcCTTGCTAGTTGTGTTTTAGCTGCTCAATTCGTGACTAAGGGCGTCATGTCTATCATAAGAGATCAATTTTGTCACCTACTGAGTCGAGAGAGGGCTGaaagctttttaaaaatatgtcgATATCCAAATATAGCTTCATGTTATACACATTTTACCTGGCATAAGTGAATTATTAAAAAAGAGTATTGTATACTTATGTTTGAATGAATAGTTTTGTGCGATTAAGATAATTTAAAGGTTTAATTTGTTCTAGTGAAAAAAATTTACTATAAAACTCAAGCTATTTTCGTGTAATTAATTATCAACCTTCAATTGTTAATGTTAAAGTTGAAATTCATTCGCACTAAAATCATAAAGCGTCGCTGTCTACCCGGTGTGGCAAAGGCACTGCTTGTCTTCACAATCAATTGCATTTCATAAAACCGCGTGCCAGTTTTACGAGTGATTTAATAATATTCAGCAAACAACCGGCGTCTTAACTACTTTATAATAAATAGCGAGAGGCACTGTGAAACTGAAACGATGCCTACATCTACCATATCTTCTatgctataaattgtacaaaacaatttaatttctaTTTCACTAAGGCGAAAATTGACgtttcttattatttttcacTATAATTTAGCTCTTTGATAACGCTGGTTTTTGCTCGCCGAGCTCTTTTCGATTCAGGTATTCACTATTGTTATTTATCGCCGTATTTTGAGATAGCGGTTAAACTAAACGCGGAGACGAAGCGCCCGTCGTCGACTTCAGGTGTCGGTATCAGTCGTTCTCGTATTCTAAATACTATTTACAACAAAGTCGTCAAATACAACCATCATCGAGATTCCTCATACAACtagtaaatatcataaaaacagcTGTACAATCCACCGGCGACTATGAATCGGCGCGAATACTGAATATCTAGTTTAAAATTGATGAGATACGATAAAACGTCGCTATTGGAAGTTCCGGGTACTACGCCGCACTCGTACCTACATTAATAGACGTGGCCATAAAGctagattaaatttaaaaatcacaATCACTCCAGCCGTGCCGCGCGAGCGGTAAACATTTGACACTCGGGCCGGAACACTAGACCGTCTCGGGGGGAGTCTGCGGGTCGTGGCCGGCAGGCTCGGCGGACTCGGATCAGCTGGGCCGCTCGTCGCTCTCGCGGTGCACCAGCACGCGCACCACCGTCGgcgcggccggcggcggcgcggcgtcgGGCGACGCCTCGGTCACGAGGATGCTGACGGCGCTGCTGGCGTGCGGCGACGGCGtgcgcgcccgcgccggcgaCGTCGCGCGCCGCGCCGACGACCGCAGCGACGTTAGACGAAGGGAACCTGGTGGTGGTAATGTGCTTACAAAAAACGCCAGCGCATGAGATGCGAGGCTCGTCAGAAATcatgatttaaatttcagcGAAGAACCGTAATTCGAGGTTCGTTGAGATTGCCGTATGGATCATTGCAATACTGACATTTTAAGaccattgtgaaaaaaagccTCACGAAGAAAATCTCATTTTTGTAGCGTAGCGGAAAAGCGTAACTTTGCGTGTAGCTGTGAAGCTGCAAGGTCATTCTCTAAGGCAAGTGTTGTACCCCACACATTGACATTTAGGTACAAACCGATAaacattatgatatttatgatgAAGATGAGGTTTGTTATGTTTGCCTTAGATTATCACGCTGCATTGCTGGGTTGGATAAACGACACACACAAACATAGTGGGGTGGACATTTGTAATCTAGTTTCTAAAGTGGAAAATTATGTAGCGGTTTATACAATTTAacatgattatttaaatttaaatactaaatgaTTTATACGTTTGTTAAAATCGTCTGTTCAAACCTTGTTCGGTATCAATGAGAAAGCAGCGTAACATGCTTGGAATTGATTGAAAGAAATAAGATCTTAGTAGATAAACCAAGGTTATAAAAAGAATTGATTCTGATGGTCAAAACTATTATATTGAGAGCGCGCTATGGTCTGCATGAGAGTAACAATGTCAGAGTACTTGTCAGTCTGTGAACTTCAAGTATGTAAAATGTCATTTAGACTTACTTGCCTGCAGTTCAGATTCTATCTGACTACATAAAGCGCTAACCACTTCCAAGTAGGTGTTCGAAAGCATCGACTCTAATAGAGGGAGACACGGAAAGCAAAACATTACATATGAACCTGCGCGTTTGGGCCCGCCGTCCTCATCCACCGCGTCCTGGTGTCGCAGGAACAGCGGCAAACCGTACGCCGAGCGACGCCGCGGAGGCGCCGACTCAGACCCGCTCGGCACCTGGCCACAACACTCACTATCATTCCTCTACTTATATACCCTACCGAAGTCCCAAGTTAACCTACCCCACAAGCTTAACCACAAGGTTTAGGAGGTGATTTGAGCTTCATTTGTTGTTAGAAAAGCTCTATAAAGTCCTATATTTATATCTATGAGCGCACATAATAACTTTGGCAAAGTAGACTGTTTATGATTGTGGTCGCACGTTCATTTCTAGGTGAGACGCAGGTACGAACAGTGACTGTGTCAGTGCGTGCCAGTGATTTAATATTAGGGATATCCGCCTTGTGGTAGAGTCTTGTCAGAAACGAAAGTGGGTTTGATTTTCGAAAGAAACTTATGTGCGTTAAAGCAGAGGTTGGTTTTTGGGTTAGTCGTTTACCTGATCACCAGGCGTGGCCCCCGGCAGGAGTAGGAGGGGCAGGTTAAGCCAAGCCCCTCCTAGCTCGCTCAGATCCGAAGCGTCGGAAGCTCGAGAGGATTTCCGACTAGTGGATGCGTGCGACCCTCTTCGGACGTGTAGCAAAGCGCTGAGGCGACCTCCCCAACCACCACCAGGCGACCATTTTGTACTTTCCTCCTCATTTGAAGGACTACGATTCTTtcgcctgaaaaaaaaaatcgttagaAACTCGCCAGATACTGCTTCAGATCATAAATGATGTTTAGAGGGTCTTACTTGATATACTCCCTAAACGTCCGCTGTATCGTTCGAGCGGCTTTGTCTTCTCTCTTCCATATTCTAGTAGACGAAACGATTTCGAGTTCCTTTCTGGTTGGAAACTGTTTCTTGAACTTGATATCCATCTGTTCCTGTAACTGTCTGAAAGTATCTGTCTCCTCAACATGGCCCAGGACATGTTTGACTAACGAATGAAGAATGTCTAGACAGTGGATCTTGTTTCCTCTGGCAATGGGGAGATTGAAGCTGACTAATGCTACTGTATTTGGTTTTGATATTCCTAACGGTGGATCCAGAGAAGCGATGAAATCTGAGAGCTGAGCGAAACTTATAAACTGGGTTGCGTGTGGATCATATCTGGAAATAAACAGCGTAAATTACTTTCTGATCAGAAAAAGATGGTTTGAACAAAAACAGATGTACTTCAAAACCAGAACTACCTATAGTTACTGGACAAATTATGAAATCAACTTACTTAGACCATCTAATATAGAACATTTCCAAGTCATCTTCAACTATTCCTATTTCCTCTTCCTGATGGGCTTGATTGAAGTTCTCTAAAATAATGGCTATGTACATGTTGATGACAATCATGTAGCTGATGATAATGAAGGATGTGAAGTAGGTGATGGCGAGAAGGGGGCTTCCGCAGTTCCCATTGTTGCCGTGATCGCCGTATTCGCAGTCGGGGGGTGTAATCATTAATGATTCTAGGACGTCGTTCCAGCCGGCTGACGTCATGAGACTGGAAAAGGAAAAGTAGACTTTATTTTTGCTAAATTGTCCATGTATTTATaagaacaataaattatttttctacattCTGTTTTATGTTAGTATGGTGAATATACGTCGATGAGATTGAAGATGAATTGAATTTCAAACTGCGGTTTTTTCTGCTGCAACCCGCCGGAAATCTTATCTTACTAAAGCTAGCGTGCGTGATCACTGCTGAGGTATATGTGTGTGAAAATACTTACCGAAAAAGCAGCTGCATGCTCCTCCCAAAGGTCTGGAAGTTGACGAGGTCATCTAGCGCGCCCTGCTCCTTAACGTGGCCGAACACAGACATGCCTATGATGGCGTAGATGAACGTGATGAGTGCCAGTAGCGCGCCGATATTGAACAGCGCGGGCAGGGACACCACCAACGCGAATAGCAGCTTTCTAATGCCCTTAGCGGCCTGGAAGttgtaaaagatttttttgtgaaatcgGCTGCTTGTTGAAATTGAGAATGGGGTTAAGAACAGCCAACTGGTCACTACAGAGGGTGCAAAGGGGGAAAAAAGTCATTTTGACCGTTAGTTTATGATTATCTTATTCGCCAACCGTTTTCATGAGAACAAGATACTTCAAAGCGCCAACGGGACTTAACTGGTGAAAATTTTCGATTTTGCTACTATTGAACATTTTCATGTGAACACGTTTTGTTTGTGTCATCTGGTAAAAGGTCTTATAGCTATAATACGTGGTTGGCATTTTCAGTGACTCGTGGAACATTAAATGTGATGACTCGGATGAAATTTTCATCTGTGAGGTTGGatcgtttatttatattactaacTGAGAATGCTTGTTCAGTTTCTGGtttaatacttaaaaattttaagcCAAGACATAGAATATCAGACCGAAAATCACAGCTTCCTAGCATTATCAAATGTAGGTATTAAATGAGTTCGGGAGCGGCACTCTAGCGGAGTGCTCCTAAATAACTTAAGTAGGTGTGATGAACGAAGGATACTCACTTTAATCAGTCTTAAAATTCTCCCTATACGAAACACGCGGACCACCCGAAGTAAGGTGGGGGAAATCGGCAGATCTATCATAATGTCTTCCATAAGGATGCCGAGGATAGACGCTAGCACGAGCAGGAAGTCGAACACGTTCCATGGAACCGTGAAGTAGTGGTAGCGGAGCCCTATTATTTTCACTATTGCCTCTGAAATGAAAGGGAAGAAATCAGATGGCCGAAGGGACTACAATTTAGAAATAGGAGCTGTGGAGGGGGTATCCATCGACATACAAATTATTAGGAATAGAAATAATTGTAAAGGTTTGAAACTTACCTAATCCAAATACTGTAGTGAAAAACGCGTTACTAACTTCTAATATAAAGAAAACGGAATGTGGTTGATCGTAATGTTCTATGCCCATCGTCAACATATTCAAGAATATAAGTACGAAAATAGCAATTTCAAAACGGCGCGAGTTTGACAAGTCgtaaaacatcgcgaggaactGATTCCTTGGCCTTTTTATTACTTTCTGGGGCTTCTTTCTGCCAAGTTTCTTCATGGCTGTGTAGTAATGTTTTTGGCTTTCTGTCAGAAACATTTCTAAAACTCCACCTTCGTactaaaacaaagaaaaacgATTTAGAAACAGACTGGATTTGAGTACTGGACACATAAATTTGACAAAAGTATTCTAAATTGACTCACCTTTTTCTTAAGcatattaaaattatctatAATTACTCCTATGAATAAATTAAGAGTGAAGAACGATCCGCACACTATGAATATTACAAAGTAAATATAAGCGTAAAGGTTAGCTTCTCTGGCTGGTTGTAGGTCTACCCCTCGTGCGTCTACCGCGTCCGCCATCACTTCCATCCAGCCCTCAAAAGTAGCCACTTGGAAGAGTGCCAGATACGCTATACCTACATGGTCGAACGATATTTTGGAGTTCACCCAAGAGTAGTTGTTATAGTAGCACTCCCATTTATCATTCACTTCctgaaaaaaagtaatttaaaaataattttattttaaactttaaactagATCATTTTCAAACAAAGcttatatgtaatttattttatttattacaaaaattcaTTATCTAGTGATACTTACTGCTATAGGTAATAGCTGATTTTCGCTATTGATACATTTATAGAATTTTCCCCCAAAAAATTGCACACCCATTATAGAAAAAATTAACCAAAATACTAAACAGACAAGTAGCACGTTGAAGATACTGGGTATTGCGTACATCAATGCGTTTACTACGATTCGCATACCCTGCCATCTCGATATTGCTCGCAGTGGTCGCAGCGCTCGTAAAGTTCTGAGCGACCTTAACACCTTCAAGTTTTCATTCTCTTCTATTAACAAACTAAACACTGACacctgaaagacaaaaaaattataacatagCATTTAACGTCAactcaaattaattttattttatttatgttacttaCAAAAACTATAGTAAAATCCAGCAACGTCCAAAAACTCGTGAAGTATCGAAAAAAACCCAGCGCAATCCATTTCAGAAACATTTCAATTACGAAAATCATACAAAAGCCGAGATTTGTCCAGTAAAGAATTTTCTTAAGCGGCTTATTCTTCTCGAGATGTATGTCTTCAAAGCAAAGGGTTATGCTAGATGCAAAAATTAGCACCAGGACGAACCACTCAAATGCTGGCGTGTCGACATATCGCATAACGAATGTACGAAATACCATCCATCGCTGGCCCATCTTTGTTTTGATGCATGTATCCCAACAAGGACAGCTAGAAGAAAAAAAGAACTTCAGTTATGTTCAAATtgatgtcataaaaatatttgatttcaaTCATGGAGGATCTTCTTACTAATCGTAGCACTGAACCGGATAACAATCTTGTGGAACTTTCTCCTCTTTCGGGATCCCGAATCCCGGAAAATTTCCCATCGCATCAGCATACTGCCCCTTGGAGTTTTTTCTCCCACCTACGGTTAATTCATCTACATAAGAGACCAAAGTTTGCCACGGACGCTTCATGTCTTCGTCTTCTGGTCTTTTGCCAGATTCCTTACATGAAACGTTTGGTGGCTCCCTTCCTTGTCTCTTAGATTTTTCTGGTGTCGTCCTAGTGGACATATGGGCCATTTCGTATTGCTCGTTATCATCTGAAAAGTAACAAAAGGCGAATGAAGTACATGCACTATAAAAATGAAACAGCATGCTTGTCTCGTTCTTTACCTTTTGTCTCTGAGGGCTGCGTGTGGTATCCCGAAGACATTTGATTCAATAATCTTTGCGCGTTCACCTGCTCTGGCACTACAGACAAATCGTCCAGGTTCTCTTTTGAATCTTCTCTAATACTAGTTATTTTATGTTCTATTGCAAAGTCCTTTACATCTTTTAAAGTTTCTTGGCTACCGTGGTTGAAGTTGTTTCCGGATTGAAATAGAGTAGGG is part of the Cydia pomonella isolate Wapato2018A chromosome 18, ilCydPomo1, whole genome shotgun sequence genome and harbors:
- the LOC133527728 gene encoding NADH dehydrogenase [ubiquinone] iron-sulfur protein 4, mitochondrial; amino-acid sequence: MFQVIRHSATLAKGSLSRSLPAFSTCVPRWSVDPSSVNEAPKIDNDAILALPQEAREKSALESTIVVPEKVDLTPVNGVPEEHIRTRRVRIYQPPKNAMQSGTNNIHYWQMEFDNRQRWENPLMGWTSTGDPLSNMKVQFKTPKEAIEHCEKNGWAWFLDVPKTEKGYKVKNYGSNFAWNRRTRVSTK